From the Juglans microcarpa x Juglans regia isolate MS1-56 chromosome 3D, Jm3101_v1.0, whole genome shotgun sequence genome, the window AACATAGTTTATTTTCgcagataagatgaaagttgaaagttaaataaaatattgttagaatatatttttttaatattatttttgttttgaaatttgaaaaagttgaattgtttattttattttgtgtaaaaatttgaaaaaattataatgattagattatatgaaatgagatgcgttatgaaaataaactaggATACGTGTGTGTGATCACACATTATCCCAAAAATTAAGCTAAAACTGATAGAAATTAAAGCAGACTTAAcaattaaactatatatataaatatatatatatatatataatactgtAACATTAATATTGCACGAAACTTGGATGGATAAACCAGGACAATTGAaggatcaatatatataatatatactatatatgtgTGCAAGTGAGATCAACGATATCTAGGattggatgatgagaaaatCTACATGCAAGTGGTTATTTCAATAGATGCAAAAAAGTCCCAAGAAAAGTACTGTGCAATAGTTATAAGCAGTACACTCAAAATATGAGAACGGAAATTGAAGATAATATTCACGATATAGATTGAACAATCTGGAAAAAGATAcgaaggaaaataattaaaaacggAGAAGGCTTTGTTGTTGTCTGCATTCATCAGGGGAGAGGGTCACGGGTTTCTCTTGACTCATCCACTCTCCACATATTCACACACACATTATATCCAGCCGATCCCCACCTTTATGCATGCAAGCTTTGCCAGGAATTTTTCTCCTTCAAGCTGCCCCACGCCGGCTGCCACATCGGCCACTgccacctagctagctagcacccTCTGCCGGCCAATAACTTTTCTACAAAATTCATtgatctctttcatttttcttttgcagaATATAGAGGTTTatgactcaaaaagaaaaggaacaaaGACTCTATCTTGACTACTCAAGACAATTATttgtgcattaaaaaaaaaaaaagactaatagTATATACAGATTTAAAGTGCAAGTGCCAATACCATATGTATGTCATGAATCACGATATGATTACAACTCTTTGATAATTGATATTGATCattaaatcataatatatataaataactactACGTACGTTGACGATTAGGGATTGAAATTAAGGGCGTGCAAGAGATTAGATGGAAGGTGTGTTAGGGACGTGATCCATGCGTAATGTGTAAATGGCTGGCTGTGTGATCGCGTACGTGGTCAGCTCTCGTATCAAGAAGTACGaagtagtaataataaaatggatAATGCTAGGGTATATATTAAATGTGCACTCTAAATATGTATACTAGTGtaaattaggggtgggcagccgGACGGAGTTGACGGACCCCCATCCACCAAATGCGGGTGGCAGGGCCACCCACCCCGCATCTAGCACCCTAGCGGGGTCGTGGGGTGGGCTGGGCACAAGCCCGACCCACTTTTCTCCCACCCTGCCTGCcgcttatatatatttatataattaaatttattagatttgtATTCATaagattgtattgtcttgatctCCTAGATCAACTTTTATATAGGAGATCAAGACAATACAAGATATCTACTCCAGCACCCCGGCACCGGGgtggggtgcgggggtggaaaTACCACTCCTGCATATGGGAGGCGGGGTGCGGAGAAGGGTTGACCCCACCCCCACATATGCAAGTATTACCCCTAgtgtaaatagttttttttcgttttcctttaagtattttttaaatatctttaaccattaaaaaaaatacaaagtcactaatagtcattttcttaatgatgcattaagaaaaaaaaaattaaaatatatgagtgaacatatatatttgaaagtcgtactaacattttcctaataaaaaataatatcttcatTGGTATAATATTGATCACGATCAGTACACGCtcacaatatatttttccaGCGTTAAATTGAGgggatatatattatatagtagtaGATAAATAGGCCTAGCCTGCTTAATTATcggaaaacaatatatataataagaaagagcatgtgtataatatatatatatatatataatattgaaattccCTTTAATCCGATGCTAGCTAGCATACAATTAAGTATTTGTGTACGGTATTACTAGTCTTAGGATAAGAGAAATTATctgtataagttttaaataaataaatttcacttaaatttttgtaaaaaagtggacctCATGActttaaaaagtgtaaaaaaagttatgtttttcagtgaaatctatatttttacaaaatgctCAAGCGGGACTTGTCTTTTATAGGTTTTTACCCagcattactatataatattatatcgtTTTAGGGGACCAAATTTTGATCAATATTATATACGTATTTCGTAATTAATTTGGTGTGTAAAGGTActagatattataaaattcacaggacaattaattcaatttttttttttttttctctttaatggTGGAAGAAAGGTCCAAGGGCACCGCTAAGGCGCTGTGGCCACCCTGTCCTATTTTTGAGATgtcattttctcatcttaaaacaCCTTAACGGACACCACCTCTTCCATGTAGGGCCTGAAAGTAAAATATGTAGATAGATCTTTCTATTAACTCCCCTCTccattcttctctctcttcttctttccaCTACTCCCAttctagagagagatagagagaaggagaaggacAAAACTTTTGGGAGCTAGGTACGACATTTTAACCATCTCTTATCTTTCCTACCACTTGCACCACTCAATTCGTACGGTGTTACTCAATCTATCTCATGGTATAAAGAGAGCGCGCGAGGCCAAAGCCGGAGAGTACTGGTTCGGTATTACCTTAGGTTCAGTTTATGGAAATTTGCAGCCAAGCTCAAACATGAGCCACCACGAAACCAACGACAACAAAACcactgatgatgatcatgagcaTGATATGGTGATGCCCGGATTTCGCTTCCACCCTACTGAGGAAGAACTTGTGGAGTTCTACCTTCGCCGTAAGGTAGAGGGCAAGCGATTCAACGTGGAGCTCATTACTTTTCTGGATCTTTATCGCTATGACCCTTGGGAGCTTCCCGGTATTATACATAATTGCCCTCTTCATCAAGGATCctattagttttatatatatatatatatatatatatatatatatataaacacaggATAAGCAATTTAGTTTCTTCCCCTGATCAGGATGGATCGATGTTAATATTCGCAACTCTTATATCTGctttaatttgtatatatgttaaCTGATTTGTctaatctctctttcttccatTATGATTAGCTTTGGCAGCAATTGGAGAGAAGGAATGGTTCTTCTATGTTCCCAGAGACCGCAAGTATCGTAATGGGGATCGCCCCAACCGCGTTACCACTTCTGGCTATTGGAAAGCAACTGGAGCTGACCGAATGATCCGAACTGAAAACTTCCGCTCAATTGGGCTGaagaaaaccctagtttttTACTCTGGGAAAGCTCCCAAGGGCATCCGAACCAGTTGGATCATGAACGAGTATCGCTTGCCCCAACACGAAACTGAACGATATCAAAAGGTAAGAGTGATCCGGCCTTTATATATGTGCATcaagaaacaaattaattagaaacTACGAGAAAAACAAAAGCAGAAAAGGAATAGACTCCCATAGAGCTTTAATTATAAGAGAGAGCCAGCCCTTTTAATTTGGTTGATCTTGCTGGGGATGATCATCTTCACTAGCAATCCCTACCATGCATAGTCCATATCACAAgcttttatgaaatgaaaaaagtagAGCCTTAAAGCCCAATTCTATTATTTACTCCtcccctaaccctagttcatatatatatgtatatatatatatagattatcaCTTAATAGATCttgaattatatatagcatGGTCTCTTATTTTCTTATGGATTTCTTGCAAGCTGGCTGAATTTTTCAAAGGTTCAGTTCCAAGACGTGGGTCTATAGCATGACCCTGCAAGTATGCATgtgcaggaaaaataaaacgaGAAAGATGAGATATTGCATGCCAGGACTCCTAGCTGGAAATCTCAGTTCTCaagtttttctattattttaatggCTTTATTCATCTTTATCACTCAAATTTAAAGCGCAGAAAATGCATGAACTTTAAATTCAGTAACCAACAAGGAACACCGGCCAATATATATTGGATATTTCTCATAACTGGGCGCAGTTGATCATACCCATTAATGTCGGAAAACTTTCATAAAGTCCCTTATTTTCCAATGAAATTGTACTACTACTGTCAGTCATCGCCAATTCCTCCTCCCAGCTTGcttccaccttttttttttcaggcagAAATATCACTCTGCCGTGTGTACAAGAGAGCTGGAGTTGAAGACCACCCCTCTCTCCCTCGTTCCCTTCCATCAAGGGCATCCTCATCTAGGGTGACTCATACGAGTCGAAGGCAGCAATATGACACAGTTCAAAATTCCATGGAAAACTTTCAAGCTTTTGGAGGACAGTCACATGAGCCGAGTGAGGTGGAAAAGATTAATGAAACAGACGGAAGCAGTACTTCAGATATAACGACAGCTCTTGGGCTTTCAAAGCCAAATGCATACCGACCTGCAGCTGCCAGCAGCACCACTCTCGGGCTACCAGCTCCAATGGAAGAGGAAGGGATGGCGCTCTTGCACCATACAAAGCAATCTTCCCCTTTAGTTAATTCCACTTGTGCCACCCTCTTCACAGGCAGCTTGCCTTCTGTCTCATCCAGTGCGGTGGATGATCTCCATAGACTAGTAAATTACCAACAAGCGGCTTCAAGTATCAGTCAGCAACAACACTATTACAATGGTCACCATCACCCCAGCCAATTGATCTCTAACTTCCCACCACATTCACAGCCATTGGCCCTCAACACACTACCGAACGTGCTTCCAACTGCCTTCTCCGACAGAATATTGTGGGACTGGAATCCAATTCCAGAGGCAAACCGAGAGTACACCAATCTCTTCAAGTAGCTAGTCGAATGAAGTGCACAtagaaactaatatatatatatatatatatatatatatatgctttataAACTTTATGTTAATTTGGGTgatttttctaagttttaatCATGTTGTTAGTTATTAGCTTTCAGATTTGAACTACATTGATAAATATTAGAAGTATTTATCATAGAAGTACAACTTCTTTTTTGCCTTTCAAGTTTTTCTTGCAGCGTTCTTTTGTTTCAGCCTCCTTTCGACTAGAAAGATACTAATTACATATTGGCTAACTCAAATTAAACGAGGTCTGTCTTGCTTAATCCTGTACGTAGAAGCTAATTACATGATTAACAATAATAGAGTAGAAAAGCATATTATGATCACCTAATAGCGAGTTTGTCTTCCAGATGCTCATTTAAAAGATTTAGCCTTCCAGGTTCTTTCTTCCTCGCTCACAAACACACGATATATCTCAATTGTACGTTCACTGTTAAACCCTAGGAATGATGACAGGCCTGAATGGAGACAGGAAAATTGTCCTATTTTGCTTATTTGGTAGGTGAGGGGACGACCCAACTCCCCACCAAAAAAGAAACGAATTTTGTCTTTGTTCTTGgggttttagatatatataatagtgaaaCACCTCATGTATGAATCATGCAGTTTCAGAATGATCAAATCTGCTATGAAGTATCTGATCAGATCTAGATGATCAGCCACTCCAATATTCTTCATGAATTCCATTAATTTCAGTACTGCTGCGCATGCATTAGGATCTATTAATTGCATGCACCGTAACCAACTAAATATAAACAATTAGAAACCAACTAACAGCATATATAGCTGTGAATTATTAGTAGTATTTAGGCTGTTTGtgataaatgataattattACTGCAACCCAGAATATTCATACATTTGGGCGTGTGTGCGTCACATCGAGTGTTGCTTTTATGGGTTTGTTATAGAGAGGTCCAGGCAACGCCAGCGTGTGCACTATGCACCGTGCTTTTATGACCTAATGCTTGTTGGCCACTTTTTATTCCCAGCAGATTTAAATCGTATTGACATTCCAAAAGGGTATATTGCTTAACTCGATCGCTAGATGCGGCCTGCATATTTGCTACGATTAATATAGACTTTTTTTTCATAGTAGGTTATTCCTCAGTCTAGGAATATAGACTTTAGGATGAGGAATGACCTATAATGAGTAAAGACACAAAACAAACTGCATGCCCTTATGAGAACGCCTCGTTAGGGCGGAACCAGCAACTGCAACTAATTCTACGTACGTAGAGCTATATTAATTCTGTTTTCACTAGAAAACAATTAGTTTTTGTAAAGTACTACTGGCCTACTCCTGGTATTCGATCCTTCTCCTTGTCTTTAGAAGATCAGGAAGAAACAAATACAGTTTTTA encodes:
- the LOC121256405 gene encoding NAC domain-containing protein 35 yields the protein MSHHETNDNKTTDDDHEHDMVMPGFRFHPTEEELVEFYLRRKVEGKRFNVELITFLDLYRYDPWELPALAAIGEKEWFFYVPRDRKYRNGDRPNRVTTSGYWKATGADRMIRTENFRSIGLKKTLVFYSGKAPKGIRTSWIMNEYRLPQHETERYQKAEISLCRVYKRAGVEDHPSLPRSLPSRASSSRVTHTSRRQQYDTVQNSMENFQAFGGQSHEPSEVEKINETDGSSTSDITTALGLSKPNAYRPAAASSTTLGLPAPMEEEGMALLHHTKQSSPLVNSTCATLFTGSLPSVSSSAVDDLHRLVNYQQAASSISQQQHYYNGHHHPSQLISNFPPHSQPLALNTLPNVLPTAFSDRILWDWNPIPEANREYTNLFK